The following are from one region of the Salmo trutta unplaced genomic scaffold, fSalTru1.1, whole genome shotgun sequence genome:
- the LOC115183119 gene encoding solute carrier organic anion transporter family member 1C1-like, with protein sequence MGEVNLPVGAVGIFLGGLLMKRYKLGVVSGAQLSFVTSFMAYLLLLLQSGTKCDNVKVAGLTVSYNGSPGVRWQPVVRV encoded by the exons ATGG GTGAGGTGAACCTGCCTGTGGGTGCGGTGGGGATATTCCTGGGAGGTCTACTGATGAAGAGGTATAAGCTTGGCGTTGTGTCTGGAGCCCAGCTGTCTTTCGTCACCTCCTTCATGgcctacctcctcctccttctgcaGTCTGGCACTAAGTGTGACAACGTTAAGGTGGCTGGTCTGACCGTGTCCTACAACGG gTCCCCTGGTGTACGATGGCAGCCTGTTGTCAGAGTGTAA
- the LOC115183123 gene encoding uncharacterized protein LOC115183123 has product MPVLMTSWCLVVVELIRIVIVTHNTDLASSHLEVVDITPKTEADLACSHLEVVNITVNTEADPGSTQLDIVDITPKTEADPASSHLEVQDITQKTEADPGSSHLEDVNISRNTEADPGSSHLEDVNISRNTEADPGSSHLEDVNISRNTEADPGSSQLDIVDITPKTEADPACCHLNIVDIPTNTEAEPISSLLEVVDITPEERTLTMAVFTTLPADIQAGE; this is encoded by the coding sequence ATGCCTGTTCTGATGACATCTTGGTGCCTTGTAGTAGTAGAGCTCATCAGGATTGTTATTGTCACCCATAACACAGACCTGGCATCTTCCCACCTGGAGGTTGTGGACATCACCCCAAAAACAGAGGCAGACCTGGCTTGTTCCCACCTGGAGGTTGTGAATATCACCGTTAACACAGAGGCAGACCCGGGTTCTACCCAACTAGATATTGTGGACATCACCCCCAAAACAGAGGCAGACCCGGCATCTTCCCACCTGGAGGTTCAAGACATCACCCAAAAAACAGAGGCAGACCCGGGTTCGTCCCACCTGGAGGATGTGAACATCAGCCGTAACACAGAGGCAGACCCGGGTTCGTCCCACCTGGAGGATGTGAACATCAGCCGTAACACAGAGGCAGACCCGGGTTCGTCCCACCTGGAGGATGTGAACATCAGCCGTAACACAGAGGCAGACCCGGGTTCTTCCCAACTAGATATTGTGGACATCACCCCCAAAACAGAGGCAGACCCGGCTTGTTGCCACCTGAATATTGTGGACATCCCCACTAATACAGAGGCAGAGCCCATCTCTTCCCTCTTGGAGGTTGTGGACATCACACCTGAAGAAAGGACTCTCACGATGGCCGTCTTCACCACTCTGCCAGCTGACATCCAAGCAGGTGAGTAA